From one Lotus japonicus ecotype B-129 chromosome 3, LjGifu_v1.2 genomic stretch:
- the LOC130748225 gene encoding dol-P-Man:Man(6)GlcNAc(2)-PP-Dol alpha-1,2-mannosyltransferase — MALSMRRRGSQPPSDPPPRSSEPYSKLHKPQKSDAGDKELRWLFPFLALGLLRYMSATSNIIHDCDEVFNYWEPLHFLLYKTGFQTWEYSSQFALRSYLYLLFHEIVGRPASWLFGEEKVRVFYAVRFFLGFLSVSTETVLVVALSRKYGRRIALYALAMLCLASGCFFASTSFLPSSFSMYAVSLASGLFLLDRPAATVAVSVIGVVLGWPFSILAFLPVTLYSLHRKFKQAFISGVVTSVILLALSIVTDFYYYGRWTSSVLNLLIYNVAGGGESHLYGTEGPLYYLRNGFNNFNFCFVLALLFLGILPIAKKKYAPDLLIVISPIYIWLGFMSLQPHKEERFLYPVYPLICLAASAVIESFPDLFRDKYNPHDNSIIVTVAKVMRPVVLGLILVASHARTFSLINGYSAPLEVYKILEHHDDVDNGSVLCVGSEWHRFPSSFFIPDYVGQVKWIDDGFRGLLPFQFNSTLGGTTAAPPYFNNKNMASDEQYLHDIEACTFLVELQLKRPYLTRGSDLSTWEPIAALPYLDRDLSPALYRSFFIPYLWQDRNVFGMYMLFRRIPK; from the exons ATGGCCCTCTCTATGAGGCGGAGGGGCTCTCAGCCGCCGTCGGATCCGCCGCCGCGGTCATCAGAGCCATACTCGAAGCTCCACAAGCCCCAGAAATCGGACGCTGGAGATAAGGAGTTGCGGTGGCTGTTTCCGTTTCTTGCTCTAGGGTTGTTGAGGTACATGAGTGCCACCTCCAATATCATTCACGATTGCGACGAAGTCTTCAATTACTGGGAACCCCTTCATTTCCTTCTCTACAAAACTGGCTTCCAGACATGGGAATACAG TTCACAGTTTGCTCTTCGGTCGTATTTGTACCTTCTATTTCATGAAATAGTGGGAAGGCCAGCTTCTTGGTTGTTTGGAGAGGAAAAA GTGAGAGTGTTCTATGCTGTTAGATTCTTTCTCGGTTTTCTCTCTGTTTCCACTGAGACTGTTCTTGTGGTTGCTCTTTCAAGAAagtatggaagaagaattgctTTATATGCACTTGCTATGCTGTGCTTAGCCAGTGGCTGTTTCTTTGCTAGCACAA GTTTCTTGCCAAGTTCGTTTTCTATGTACGCAGTCTCTCTTGCATCAGGTTTATTTCTTCTTGATAGACCTGCTGCAACAGTTGCTGTTTCTGTTATTGGTGTAGTACTTGGCTGGCCATTTTCAATCTTGGCTTTCCTACCAGTTACGCTTTATTCTTTACATAGAAAATTCAAACAAGCATTTATTTCTGGGGTTGTCACATCAGTAATTCTTCTT GCATTATCTATAGTTACTGACTTCTACTATTATGGAAGATGGACTTCTTCGGTCTTAAATCTTTTGATATACAACGTTGCTGGAGGCGGTGAAAGCCATCTGTATGGGACTGAAGGGCCTCTTTATTATCTGAGGAATGGATTTAATAATTTCAACTTTTGTTTTGTTCTTGCTCTGCTGTTCTTGGGAATTTTGCCTATTGCAAAGAAGAAATACGCACCAGACCTACTGATTGTGATATCTCCAATATACATTTGGCTGGGCTTTATGTCTTTGCAGCCACATAAAGAAGAAAG GTTCCTTTATCCCGTTTATCCACTTATTTGTCTTGCTGCTTCGGCTGTCATTGAGAGCTTCCCTGATCTTTTCCGTGACAAATACAATCCACATGATAATTCTATAATTGTGACG GTAGCCAAAGTTATGAGACCTGTGGTTCTTGGTCTTATATTAGTTGCCTCTCATGCTCGTACGTTTTCTCTGATTAATGGTTACTCAGCTCCCTTGGAGGTTTACAAGATTTTAGAGCACCATGATGATGTTGATAATG GTTCTGTACTTTGTGTTGGAAGTGAATGGCATCGCTTTCCATCATCATTTTTCATCCCAGATTATGTGGGACAAGTTAAATGGATTGATGATGGGTTTCGAGGTCTCCTTCCCTTCCAATTTAATTCTACCCTGGGTGGGACAACTGCAGCACCACCATATTTTAACAACAAAAACATGGCATCAGACGAGCAATAT CTCCATGATATTGAGGCTTGTACTTTCCTTGTGGAGCTGCAGCTAAAGCGACCTTACTTGACCCGTGGAAGTGACTTGTCAACATGGGAG CCTATTGCTGCGTTGCCTTATCTGGACCGCGACCTTTCACCAGCTTTGTATAGGTCTTTTTTCATCCCTTACCTCTGGCAAGATAGGAATGTTTTTGGCATGTATATGCTGTTTAGAAGAATACCCAAATGA
- the LOC130745895 gene encoding 14-3-3-like protein D: protein MAFSSNDRDNFVYVAKLSEQAERYDEMVDAMKKVAKMDVELSVEERNLFSVGYKNVVGSRRASWRILSSIEQKEESKGNELSVKRIRDYRHKVELELSNICSDIMIILDEHLIPSTNVAESTVFYYKMKGDYYRYLAEFKAENEKKDVADQSLKAYEAASATAESELQPTHPIRLGLALNFSVFYYEIMNSPERACRLAKQAFDDAVSELDTLNEDSYKDSTLIMQLLRDNLALWTSDIPEDGDDQKMESAAMGGEGENELGR, encoded by the exons ATGGCTTTCTCCTCCAATGACCGCGACAACTTCGTCTATGTTGCTAAGCTATCAGAGCAAGCTGAGCGCTACGATG AAATGGTGGATGCCATGAAGAAGGTGGCGAAGATGGACGTTGAGCTGAGTGTGGAAGAGAGGAACTTGTTCTCTGTTGGGTACAAAAACGTGGTGGGGTCTCGGAGAGCTTCGTGGAGGATCCTATCATCGATAGAGCAGAAAGAGGAGTCAAAAGGGAATGAGTTGAGTGTTAAGCGTATCAGGGATTACAGGCACAAGGTGGAATTGGAGCTGTCCAACATTTGCAGTGACATTATGATAATTTTAGATGAGCATCTTATCCCATCCACGAATGTTGCAGAGTCCACAGTGTTTTATTATAAGAT GAAAGGAGATTATTACCGGTATTTAGCAGAATTCAAGGctgagaatgaaaagaaagacgTAGCGGATCAGTCCCTTAAAGCATACGAG GCTGCTTCTGCCACTGCTGAGAGTGAATTACAACCTACACATCCTATCCGATTGGGCCTGGCTCTAAATTTCTCCGTGTTTTATTATGAGATAATGAATTCACCTGAAAG GGCCTGCCGCCTTGCAAAGCAAGCCTTTGATGATGCCGTCTCGGAGCTGGATACCCTGAATGAAGATTCTTACAAGGACAGTACCTTGATCATGCAGCTGTTGCGAGACAACCTTGCTTTATGGACTTCTGATATCCCTGAAGATGGTG ATGACCAAAAAATGGAAAGCGCAGCCATGGGTGGTGAAGGAGAAAATGAGTTGGGCCGCTAA
- the LOC130745894 gene encoding AAA-ATPase At3g50940-like, which produces MSNTNTKSLLSAAASLAATAMLIRSITNDFIPHELIDFINLKFYNLSRCFSTQFTVVIEEFQGMTKNEVYEAAEAYLSTKATLSAQRVKAGKSEDDKTLSFGADRDEEVTDDFEGVRVTWKLTCIRVDSSSSRTRYTNMSSSLMSEVRSYELSFHKKHKEKMFNSYLPYVLERAKAIKQENMAVKIYTVEYEAWCRNGTRFDHPMTFKTLAIDAGLKKELVSDLDRFLQGKEFYNRTGKAWKRGYLLYGPPGTGKSSLIAAMANYLSYDIYDLDLTALNDNKDLKNLLLAMSNRSILVIEDIDCSIKLPNREEDEEAAKNGDNKMTLSGLLNVIDGLWSCCGEERIIIFTTNHRERLDPALLRPGRMDMHVNLSYCTFSAFEQLAFTYLGISQHKLFEQIGGLLRHVQVTPAEVAGQLTKIADVEECLHGLVKFLQDKTQNDQNINQDNASQKEKKNQDHEYGIDNL; this is translated from the exons ATGTCCAACACCAACACCAAGTCACTTTTATCTGCTGCGGCCTCTCTTGCAGCCACAGCTATGCTGATTCGAAGCATCACGAACGATTTCATCCCCCATGAACTCATAGACTTCATTAACTTGAAATTTTATAATCTCTCTCGTTGTTTCTCAACCCAGTTCACGGTTGTCATCGAAGAATTTCAAGGAATGACGAAGAACGAAGTCTATGAGGCTGCAGAAGCCTACCTGAGCACCAAAGCCACCCTCTCAGCACAGAGAGTTAAAGCAGGCAAATCCGAGGATGACAAAACGCTCTCATTTGGCGCAGACCGAGACGAAGAAGTGACTGATGATTTTGAAGGCGTTCGCGTAACGTGGAAACTCACCTGCATTCGAGTCGACTCCTCATCATCTCGCACCAGATACACCAACATGAGTTCCTCTCTAATGTCAGAAGTAAGATCCTACGAGCTGAGCTTTCACAAGAAGCACAAGGAGAAAATGTTCAATTCATATTTGCCTTATGTGTTGGAGAGAGCCAAGGCTATCAAACAAGAGAATATGGCAGTGAAGATTTACACGGTGGAGTACGAGGCGTGGTGTAGAAACGGTACTAGATTCGATCACCCCATGACTTTCAAGACACTTGCAATTGACGCAGGGCTTAAGAAGGAACTGGTGAGTGATTTGGACAGGTTTTTACAGGGGAAGGAGTTCTATAACAGAACTGGGAAAGCTTGGAAACGCGGTTACCTTTTGTATGGTCCTCCAGGAACTGGAAAATCGAGTTTGATAGCGGCCATGGCAAACTATCTCAGCTATGATATCTATGACTTGGACCTCACGGCTTTGAATGACAATAAGGACTTGAAGAATCTGCTCCTTGCCATGTCCAACCGTTCCATACTTGTGATAGAGGATATTGACTGCTCCATCAAGCTGCCGAAcagagaagaagatgaggaagcgGCTAAAAATGGAGACAATAAG ATGACACTTTCAGGACTACTAAACGTAATAGATGGCCTATGGTCATGCTGTGGAGAGGAACGCATCATCATTTTCACAACAAATCACAGAGAAAGGCTTGATCCAGCTCTGCTAAGGCCTGGCCGGATGGACATGCATGTTAACTTATCATACTGCACTTTTTCTGCTTTCGAGCAACTCGCCTTCACCTACCTCGGCATTTCTCAGCATAAACTCTTTGAACAGATTGGAGGGCTTCTTAGGCATGTTCAAGTGACTCCAGCAGAAGTTGCAGGACAATTAACTAAGATTGCTGATGTTGAAGAATGCCTACACGGCCTTGTCAAATTTCTCCAAGATAAAACTCAGAATGACCAGAATATCAACCAAGATAATGCAtctcaaaaagaaaagaaaaaccaagATCATGAATATGGCATAGATAATTTATGA
- the LOC130745896 gene encoding olee1-like protein yields the protein MARSFAVVALLVSAFCFSSVLARVGPVDDKFVVVGKIYCDPCHFEFESRLSHPLEGVKITLECKKADTNNVTFTTEAVTDKNGVYTLTCDGDHEEEVCEVNTDANTKGECTIPMVNKFDRIVLTRNMGVSSLTRYVNPLGFMTKAIHSQCGNVVQELGLDKLDD from the exons atggcacGTTCATTTGCAGTTGTTGCCCTCCTTGTCTCTGCTTTCTGCTTCTCATCTGTCTTGGCCCGTGTTGGACCAGTCGATGACAAATTCGTCGTTGTAGGCAAGATCTATTGTGATCCTTGCCACTTCGAATTTGAGTCAAGGCTTAGCCACCCCTTGGAAG GTGTTAAGATCACTTTGGAATGCAAGAAAGCAGACACTAACAATGTTACATTCACAACTGAGGCTGTCACCGACAAAAATGGCGTGTACACTCTTACATGTGATGGTGATCATGAGGAGGAGGTATGCGAGGTTAACACTGATGCAAACACCAAGGGTGAATGCACTATCCCCATGGTGAACAAGTTCGACAGGATCGTCCTCACCAGGAACATGGGTGTCTCCTCCTTGACTCGCTATGTCAATCCCCTTGGGTTCATGACTAAGGCAATTCATAGCCAATGCGGCAATGTTGTTCAGGAGTTGGGTTTGGACAAGCTCGATGATTAA
- the LOC130743758 gene encoding uncharacterized protein LOC130743758, which yields MDYGQQKFLREDGILLCAHWTRPPDGFVKLNVDGSHSEGGDHIGGGGVIRNSQGKWKLAFSSYEVGENTFQAELGALRDELRLAWNAGFRRVIDEVDCVGVLSALDEVEADQFCPTVEVVREPIHRSWVVHLRWVPLPVSATRLQTGMPSWGQGAIRQSCRCGMSHVLRCNRSCLVIVL from the coding sequence ATGGACTATGGACAACAGAAATTCTTACGTGAAGATGGCATCCTGTTATGTGCCCATTGGACCAGACCTCCTGATGGTTTCGTCAAGCTCAATGTTGATGGAAGTCACAGTGAGGGAGGTGACCACATAGGTGGCGGTGGTGTAATCCGTAACAGTCAAGGGAAGTGGAAGCTTGCCTTTTCTTCCTATGAGGTGGGAGAGAACACGTTTCAGGCTGAGTTGGGCGCCTTGCGCGACGAGCTCCGGTTGGCGTGGAATGCTGGATTTCGGAGGGTGATAGATGAGGTTGATTGTGTTGGGGTTCTGTCAGCCCTTGATGAGGTCGAGGCAGACCAGTTTTGCCCTACGGTGGAGGTAGTTCGCGAGCCTATCCATCGGAGCTGGGTAGTTCACCTGAGGTGGGTTCCCCTCCCTGTGAGTGCAACTAGGTTGCAGACTGGTATGCCAAGTTGGGGACAAGGAGCAATTCGACAAAGTTGCAGGTGTGGGATGAGCCATGTTTTGAGGTGCAACCGCTCCTGCTTAGTGATAGTCTTGTAG
- the LOC130746549 gene encoding ubiquitin-conjugating enzyme E2 36 — MANSNLPRRIIKETQRLLSEPAPGISASPSEENMRYFNVMILGPSQSPYEGGVFKLELFLPEEYPMAAPKVRFLTKIYHPNIDKLGRICLDILKDKWSPALQIRTVLLSIQALLSAPNPDDPLSENIAKHWKSNEAEAVETAKEWTRLYASGA, encoded by the exons ATGGCGAACAGTAACCTCCCTCGAAGAATCATCAAG GAAACGCAGCGTTTGCTCAGTGAGCCAG CGCCTGGAATTAGTGCTTCCCCTTCGGAAGAAAATATGCGATATTTCAACGTGATGATCCTTGGCCCGTCACAGTCCCCTTATGAAG GGGGTGTTTTCAAGCTAGAACTATTTTTGCCAGAAGAATATCCAATGGCTGCTCCGAAG GTTAGGTTTCTGACAAAAATATACCATCCAAACATCGATAAG CTTGGCAGGATATGTCTTGATATTCTGAAAGATAAGTGGAGTCCTGCACTTCAGATTCGTACTGTACTTTTGAG TATTCAAGCTCTTTTAAGTGCGCCTAACCCTGATGATCCACTTTCTGAGAACATTGCCAAGCATTGGAAATCTAATGAGGCCGAGGCTGTTGAAACAG CCAAAGAATGGACCCGATTATATGCCAGTGGCGCCTGA
- the LOC130745934 gene encoding TPR repeat-containing thioredoxin TTL1-like, translating into MSHSSGKPVSDVIGFNKPDFRELDLGSPVSPLRTRGPAAASSSSGSSGSFSGGRNPVPRRSDSGELSGSSENSPTAKGSKLGHARSDSGSAPPPLFQSVTSPVMNVLPTGNICPSGRILKTGMAAPSRTSRTDVLGSGTTNYGHGSIMRGGGGGGTTTVAVSDPLKRGVQSMDPEELKKAGNEHYKKGHFADALSFYDRAIALSPASPAYRSNRAAALTGLKRLVEAVRECEEAVRLDPNYSRAHQRLASLFLRLGQVENARKHLCYPGLHPDPSEMHKLQMVEKHISKCADVRRIGDWKSVLREVDAAVTAGADSSPQLFMCRAEAFLKVHQIDDAESILSHVPKSEPHTSSSSQARFFGMLSEAYSYFVRAQIEMALGRFESAVTAAEKASQIDSRHVEVAVLLNNVRMVARARMRGNDLFKSERFTEACSAYGEGLRLDPSNSVLYCNRAACWFKLGQWERSIEDSNRALHIQPNYTKALLRRAASNCKLERWEEAVKDYEVLRRELPNDNEVAEALFHSQVALKKSRGEDVSNLKFGGEVEEVSGLEQFRAAVSLPGVSVVHFEVASNSHCQQISPFVDTLCGRYPSINFLKVDIQESPTIATAENVRVVPTFKIYKNGSRVKEIICPSRDILEHTVRHYSS; encoded by the exons ATGTCGCATTCCTCGGGAAAACCCGTTTCCGACGTCATCGGGTTCAACAAACCGGATTTCCGAGAGCTCGATCTAGGTTCCCCCGTTTCGCCATTGCGAACGCGCGGACCCGCCGCCGCCAGCAGCAGTTCTGGCTCATCCGGATCGTTCTCCGGTGGTCGAAACCCGGTTCCTAGAAGATCCGATTCCGGCGAGCTTTCTGGCTCCAGCGAGAACAGCCCCACCGCTAAGGGATCCAAGCTGGGTCACGCCAGATCCGATTCTGGATCAGCTCCACCGCCGCTGTTCCAGTCCGTCACCTCGCCGGTGATGAATGTTCTCCCCACCGGAAACATTTGCCCATCTGGCAGGATCCTGAAAACCGGCATGGCAGCGCCGAGCCGGACCTCCCGGACGGATGTTCTCGGTTCCGGTACGACCAACTATGGCCACGGAAGCATTATgcgtggcggcggcggcggaggaACCACCACCGTGGCCGTTAGTGACCCTTTGAAGAGAGGAGTCCAGAGTATGGATCCAGAGGAGCTCAAGAAAGCAGGGAATGAGCATTACAAGAAGGGTCACTTTGCGGATGCGTTGAGCTTTTATGACCGCGCGATTGCGTTGTCGCCGGCCAGCCCTGCTTACCGGAGCAACCGTGCCGCGGCGCTGACGGGTTTGAAACGGCTGGTGGAAGCGGTGAGGGAATGTGAGGAAGCTGTGAGATTGGATCCTAATTATAGCAGGGCTCATCAGCGTTTGGCTTCTCTTTTTCTCAG GTTAGGACAAGTTGAGAATGCCAGGAAGCACCTCTGTTATCCGGGGCTGCATCCGGATCCGTCGGAGATGCACAAGTTGCAAATGGTGGAAAAACATATAAGCAAATGTGCAGATGTTAGGAGGATAGGGGATTGGAAAAGTGTTCTCAGGGAAGTTGATGCTGCTGTTACTGCTGGAGCGGATTCTTCGCCTCAG CTCTTTATGTGTAGAGCAGAAGCCTTTTTGAAGGTCCATCAAATTGATGATGCGGAATCAATTTTGTCACATGTTCCAAAATCGGAACCACATACAAGTTCCTCTTCTCAGGCTAGATTTTTTGGGATGCTTTCTGAAGCTTATTCCTACTTTGTTAGAGCTCAGATTGAGATGGCATTGGGAAG GTTTGAGAGTGCAGTTACAGCTGCTGAGAAAGCCAGTCAGATCGATTCCCGCCACGTTGAAGTTGCTGTTTTGCTGAACAATGTAAGGATGGTGGCAAGAGCTCGGATGCGAGGAAATGATCTTTTCAAATCTGAAAGGTTCACTGAGGCTTGCTCAGCCTATGGGGAAGGTCTGAGACTAGACCCTTCCAATTCTGTTCTATATTGCAACAGAGCGGCTTGTTGGTTCAAGCTTGGTCAGTGGGAAAGATCAATTGAAGACTCCAACCGAGCTTTACATATCCAACCAAATTACACGAAAGCTCTTCTTAGAAGAGCTGCATCAAATTGCAAG CTAGAACGGTGGGAAGAAGCAGTCAAAGATTATGAGGTCTTGCGGAGAGAACTTCCGAACGACAATGAAGTTGCTGAGGCTCTTTTTCACTCGCAAGTTGCACTGAAGAAATCACGTGGGGAAGACGTGTCTAATTTAAAATTCGGTGGTGAAGTGGAAGAAGTGTCAGGTCTTGAGCAGTTTAGAGCTGCAGTATCTTTACCAG GTGTTTCTGTTGTCCATTTTGAGGTTGCATCTAACTCCCACTGCCAGCAAATTTCACCATTTGTGGATACACTGTGTGGTCGATATCCATCTATTAACTTCCTCAAG GTGGACATTCAAGAAAGCCCGACAATTGCAACCGCTGAGAACGTTAGGGTTGTACCAACCTTCAAGATATACAAAAATGGCAGTAGAGTGAAGGAAATCATTTGCCCTAGTCGCGACATATTGGAACACACTGTGAGGCATTACAGCTCTTAG